Proteins from a genomic interval of Neoarius graeffei isolate fNeoGra1 chromosome 24, fNeoGra1.pri, whole genome shotgun sequence:
- the isl1a gene encoding insulin gene enhancer protein isl-1 isoform X1, translating to MRWSSDTHSHAHTHPHTLPHTARTLISISGSFTPRSRSLLFPAQTTGTTGLRSVFKVDLTPPYFLDMGDMGDPPKKKRLVSLCVGCGNQIHDQYILRVAPDLEWHAACLKCAECNQYLDESCTCFVRDGKTYCKRDYIRLYGIKCAKCNIGFSKNDFVMRARAKVYHVECFRCVACSRQLIPGDEFALREDGLFCRADHDVVERASMAPGEPLSPLHPARPLQMAAEPISARQPALRPHVHKQPEKTTRVRTVLNEKQLHTLRTCYNANPRPDALMKEQLVEMTGLSPRVIRVWFQNKRCKDKKRSLLMKQLQQQQPNDKTNIQGMTGTPMVATSPERHDGGLQANPVEVQTYQPPWKVLSDFALQSDIDQPAFQQLVNFSEGGPGSNSTGSEVASMSSQLPDTPNSMVASPIEA from the exons ATGCGCTGgagctcagacacacactcacatgcacacacacacccacacacactcccacacactgCCCGAACTCTAATCTCCATTTCGGGAAGTTTTACACCTCGGAGCCGCAGTCTGCTTTTTCCTGCACAAACCACGGGCACTACGGGCCTGCGCTCCGTTTTTAAAGTGGACCTAACACCGCCTTACTTTCTGGACATGGGAGACATGGGGGACCCACCAAAAA AAAAACGCCTCGTGTCTTTGTGCGTGGGCTGCGGGAATCAGATCCACGACCAGTACATCCTGCGCGTGGCGCCCGACCTCGAGTGGCACGCGGCGTGTCTCAAATGCGCCGAGTGTAACCAGTATCTGGACGAGTCGTGCACTTGCTTTGTCCGGGACGGCAAGACGTACTGTAAACGCGACTACATCAG aCTCTACGGAATCAAATGCGCAAAGTGTAACATCGGTTTCAGCAAGAACGACTTTGTGATGCGCGCTCGCGCTAAGGTCTATCACGTGGAGTGTTTCCGGTGCGTGGCGTGCAGTAGGCAGCTGATCCCAGGTGATGAGTTCGCGCTCCGGGAGGACGGTCTGTTCTGCCGAGCCGATCACGACGTGGTGGAGAGAGCCAGTATGGCGCCTGGGGAGCCGCTCAGCCCCCTGCACCCAGCTCGGCCCTTACAGATGGCAG cagaGCCAATCTCAGCGCGGCAGCCCGCGTTGCGTCCGCACGTGCACAAGCAGCCTGAGAAGACGACGCGCGTGCGCACGGTGCTTAACGAGAAGCAGCTGCACACTCTGCGCACGTGCTACAACGCGAACCCGCGGCCCGACGCGCTCATGAAGGAGCAGCTCGTGGAGATGACGGGCCTGAGCCCGCGGGTCATCCGCGTCTGGTTTCAGAACAAACGCTGCAAGGACAAGAAGCGCAGCCTGCTGATGAAGCAACTCCAGCAGCAGCAACCCAACGACAAGACG AACATCCAAGGAATGACGGGAACTCCAATGGTGGCCACCAGTCCAGAAAGACACGACGGTGGATTACAGGCGAACCCGGTGGAGGTGCAGACTTATCAGCCACCATGGAAGGTCCTGAGCGATTTTGCACTGCAGAGTGACATCGACCAACCGGCTTTTCAGCAACTG GTGAATTTTTCTGAAGGAGGACCAGGGTCGAATTCAACAGGGAGTGAAGTGGCATCCATGTCCTCGCAACTGCCAGACACACCGAACAGCATGGTGGCCAGTCCCATCGAGGCCTAG
- the isl1a gene encoding insulin gene enhancer protein isl-1 isoform X2: MRWSSDTHSHAHTHPHTLPHTARTLISISGSFTPRSRSLLFPAQTTGTTGLRSVFKVDLTPPYFLDMGDMGDPPKKKRLVSLCVGCGNQIHDQYILRVAPDLEWHAACLKCAECNQYLDESCTCFVRDGKTYCKRDYIRLYGIKCAKCNIGFSKNDFVMRARAKVYHVECFRCVACSRQLIPGDEFALREDGLFCRADHDVVERASMAPGEPLSPLHPARPLQMAEPISARQPALRPHVHKQPEKTTRVRTVLNEKQLHTLRTCYNANPRPDALMKEQLVEMTGLSPRVIRVWFQNKRCKDKKRSLLMKQLQQQQPNDKTNIQGMTGTPMVATSPERHDGGLQANPVEVQTYQPPWKVLSDFALQSDIDQPAFQQLVNFSEGGPGSNSTGSEVASMSSQLPDTPNSMVASPIEA; the protein is encoded by the exons ATGCGCTGgagctcagacacacactcacatgcacacacacacccacacacactcccacacactgCCCGAACTCTAATCTCCATTTCGGGAAGTTTTACACCTCGGAGCCGCAGTCTGCTTTTTCCTGCACAAACCACGGGCACTACGGGCCTGCGCTCCGTTTTTAAAGTGGACCTAACACCGCCTTACTTTCTGGACATGGGAGACATGGGGGACCCACCAAAAA AAAAACGCCTCGTGTCTTTGTGCGTGGGCTGCGGGAATCAGATCCACGACCAGTACATCCTGCGCGTGGCGCCCGACCTCGAGTGGCACGCGGCGTGTCTCAAATGCGCCGAGTGTAACCAGTATCTGGACGAGTCGTGCACTTGCTTTGTCCGGGACGGCAAGACGTACTGTAAACGCGACTACATCAG aCTCTACGGAATCAAATGCGCAAAGTGTAACATCGGTTTCAGCAAGAACGACTTTGTGATGCGCGCTCGCGCTAAGGTCTATCACGTGGAGTGTTTCCGGTGCGTGGCGTGCAGTAGGCAGCTGATCCCAGGTGATGAGTTCGCGCTCCGGGAGGACGGTCTGTTCTGCCGAGCCGATCACGACGTGGTGGAGAGAGCCAGTATGGCGCCTGGGGAGCCGCTCAGCCCCCTGCACCCAGCTCGGCCCTTACAGATGGCAG aGCCAATCTCAGCGCGGCAGCCCGCGTTGCGTCCGCACGTGCACAAGCAGCCTGAGAAGACGACGCGCGTGCGCACGGTGCTTAACGAGAAGCAGCTGCACACTCTGCGCACGTGCTACAACGCGAACCCGCGGCCCGACGCGCTCATGAAGGAGCAGCTCGTGGAGATGACGGGCCTGAGCCCGCGGGTCATCCGCGTCTGGTTTCAGAACAAACGCTGCAAGGACAAGAAGCGCAGCCTGCTGATGAAGCAACTCCAGCAGCAGCAACCCAACGACAAGACG AACATCCAAGGAATGACGGGAACTCCAATGGTGGCCACCAGTCCAGAAAGACACGACGGTGGATTACAGGCGAACCCGGTGGAGGTGCAGACTTATCAGCCACCATGGAAGGTCCTGAGCGATTTTGCACTGCAGAGTGACATCGACCAACCGGCTTTTCAGCAACTG GTGAATTTTTCTGAAGGAGGACCAGGGTCGAATTCAACAGGGAGTGAAGTGGCATCCATGTCCTCGCAACTGCCAGACACACCGAACAGCATGGTGGCCAGTCCCATCGAGGCCTAG